In the Mycoplasmoides gallisepticum genome, one interval contains:
- a CDS encoding RluA family pseudouridine synthase, which yields MKKTIVIKSVDDCIRIDKFLFKYLKNYTRTNIYKMIRKKDITVNNQRIDFDYILKVNDKITYYDFLRTDHKKKVPEFFKAKPELDLIYEDENLVIFEKPLGIPAQQTDEPSQYDHMQNRLVHYLVKSNQYDYLNNQAYLPSIVNRLDTYTTGIMLGAKNLKAQQALNQIIKNRDLKKFYHCLVHGEINPKKATLTAYLTKDPNRSLVSIQKEKTNDNKIIITRYQTLYYFKKQNYTLLDVELITGRTHQIRAHLASINHPVVGDYKYAKKQYQNNQGNFKHQLLHSYKIIFDLANYDQDFILKYLDQNQYQTKSPAWFHSQLHPNPYEEK from the coding sequence ATGAAAAAAACGATCGTTATCAAATCAGTAGATGATTGTATTAGGATTGATAAGTTCTTATTTAAGTATTTAAAAAACTACACAAGAACTAATATCTATAAGATGATCCGTAAGAAAGATATTACGGTTAATAATCAACGAATTGATTTTGATTACATCTTAAAGGTGAATGATAAGATTACTTATTATGATTTCTTAAGAACAGATCATAAGAAAAAAGTGCCAGAGTTTTTCAAAGCTAAACCAGAATTAGATCTGATCTATGAAGATGAGAATCTGGTGATCTTTGAAAAACCATTGGGAATCCCAGCCCAACAAACTGATGAACCAAGCCAATATGACCATATGCAAAATCGCTTGGTTCATTATCTGGTTAAGTCTAACCAATATGATTATTTAAATAATCAAGCTTATTTACCAAGTATTGTTAATCGGCTTGATACCTACACGACTGGGATTATGCTAGGAGCAAAAAATCTTAAAGCTCAACAAGCGCTCAACCAAATCATTAAAAACCGTGATCTGAAAAAATTTTATCATTGTTTAGTTCACGGTGAGATTAATCCCAAAAAAGCAACACTAACAGCTTATCTAACTAAAGATCCCAACCGATCTTTAGTTAGTATCCAAAAAGAAAAAACGAACGATAATAAAATAATTATCACCCGTTATCAGACCCTTTATTACTTTAAAAAACAAAACTACACTCTATTAGATGTTGAACTAATTACGGGACGAACCCATCAGATCAGAGCTCATTTAGCATCCATCAATCACCCAGTGGTGGGTGATTATAAGTATGCTAAAAAGCAATACCAAAATAACCAAGGTAATTTTAAACACCAACTACTACATAGTTACAAGATCATCTTTGATCTAGCTAACTATGATCAAGATTTCATCTTGAAGTACTTAGACCAGAATCAATATCAAACCAAGTCACCAGCTTGGTTTCATAGCCAACTGCACCCCAATCCTTACGAAGAAAAATAA
- a CDS encoding TrmH family RNA methyltransferase, with protein sequence MTMINFHKINAKNNPIFKDLKIAFKNGYNKQISDYFCVGGIKNNLIALNNNWLPHTIFVSKSFDQKLISNIKSKLKQHKVRWIMISDQLNDQLKAINTQAGDCYFYYLLKDLNHPTFDLSDQHNYLFLDHIQDPSNLGTILRNAAAFDLTKVLIHDSVNLYNPKLIRASAGAIFSNQISLIKNLDQFLNAIKKKGLRLVATANHEDATPLDQFDHQLGNIIIFGNEANGVSEQLLNQADQTIKIVINNQYAESLNVATSSGIILYELNKLWKKRSLSNQ encoded by the coding sequence TTGACAATGATCAACTTTCACAAAATTAATGCCAAGAACAATCCGATCTTTAAAGATTTAAAGATCGCATTTAAAAATGGTTATAACAAACAGATTAGTGATTATTTTTGTGTTGGTGGGATTAAAAATAACCTGATTGCTTTAAATAATAATTGACTCCCACACACGATCTTTGTTAGTAAATCTTTTGATCAAAAGCTTATTAGTAATATCAAAAGTAAATTAAAACAACACAAAGTGCGTTGGATCATGATCTCAGATCAATTGAACGATCAATTAAAAGCAATCAACACCCAAGCGGGAGATTGTTATTTTTATTATTTATTAAAAGATCTAAATCATCCAACTTTTGATCTAAGTGATCAACATAATTACTTGTTCTTAGATCATATCCAAGATCCAAGTAATCTTGGTACGATCTTAAGAAATGCTGCAGCATTTGATCTTACCAAAGTTTTGATCCATGATTCAGTTAATCTTTATAATCCCAAATTAATTCGCGCTTCAGCTGGGGCGATCTTTAGTAACCAAATTAGTTTAATTAAAAACCTAGATCAATTTCTTAATGCAATTAAAAAGAAGGGATTAAGATTAGTAGCCACTGCTAACCATGAAGATGCAACCCCACTTGATCAGTTTGATCATCAATTGGGAAATATCATTATCTTTGGGAATGAAGCTAATGGTGTGAGTGAACAATTATTAAATCAAGCTGATCAAACGATCAAGATCGTGATTAATAATCAGTATGCCGAATCTTTAAATGTGGCTACAAGTAGTGGGATCATCTTATATGAACTAAATAAGTTATGAAAAAAACGATCGTTATCAAATCAGTAG
- a CDS encoding DHH family phosphoesterase, translating into MRQQLEVHDQIWAKVQEFDHLTFFVHERPDFDALGSAFAFKELINNMFPEKKVYVMGTYKLDPELGASLFPFEKEPVDIEFLERSLGIVFDTANAERILTGQHKLVKEIIRIDHHPKTEIIGSIEWVDPTFSSTAEMIGWFIKWMGFKLNSIIAKYIYAGIITDTGRFLYLATTPSTFMMTAEILATGFNRNEVHDAVYLKPILEHKYYSYVVNHAKITPNGLAYIAVRKGAHKRFGIRSPMTMVHALNNIDGVKIWTAIYFDDQSQKWKGSIRSYDIPINHFAAMFNGGGHKFASGFSLDNKQDFYKLIKVLDDYLKTIDNDQLSQN; encoded by the coding sequence ATGAGACAACAATTAGAAGTCCACGATCAGATCTGAGCTAAAGTCCAGGAATTTGACCACCTGACTTTCTTTGTGCACGAGCGTCCAGATTTTGATGCTTTAGGTTCAGCATTCGCATTTAAAGAATTAATTAATAATATGTTCCCAGAAAAAAAGGTATATGTCATGGGGACATATAAACTTGATCCAGAATTAGGAGCAAGTTTATTTCCGTTTGAAAAAGAACCTGTTGATATTGAGTTTTTAGAACGATCACTAGGGATCGTTTTTGATACTGCGAATGCTGAACGAATCTTAACAGGTCAGCACAAATTGGTTAAAGAGATTATCAGAATTGATCATCATCCTAAAACTGAGATTATTGGTTCGATCGAATGGGTTGATCCCACCTTTTCATCAACAGCTGAGATGATCGGATGGTTCATCAAGTGGATGGGTTTTAAACTCAATTCGATTATTGCTAAGTATATCTATGCAGGGATTATTACTGACACAGGTAGATTTTTATATTTAGCAACTACCCCAAGTACATTCATGATGACAGCTGAGATCTTAGCAACTGGGTTTAACCGTAACGAAGTTCATGATGCGGTTTATCTAAAACCGATCTTAGAACATAAGTATTATTCTTATGTCGTTAACCATGCTAAGATCACACCAAATGGTTTAGCTTATATAGCTGTCAGAAAAGGCGCACATAAACGCTTTGGGATCAGATCACCAATGACGATGGTGCACGCGCTAAATAATATTGATGGGGTGAAGATCTGAACGGCAATTTATTTTGATGATCAATCCCAAAAATGAAAGGGATCGATCAGATCATATGATATTCCGATCAACCATTTTGCAGCTATGTTTAATGGTGGGGGGCATAAGTTTGCTAGTGGTTTTAGTTTAGACAACAAGCAGGACTTTTATAAACTAATTAAGGTTTTAGATGATTATCTAAAAACGATTGACAATGATCAACTTTCACAAAATTAA
- the thiI gene encoding tRNA uracil 4-sulfurtransferase ThiI: protein MNTSNYQIMIKFGELWLKNNNRINFINQLKANLQQAISKFELKLNLQYDHFLITNYHKQDQTELIEILKRIPGISYVCLVQQLQRDLNLLQDLVLEMVNDHDQLAFEIKRKDKSYELTSLDLKKTLSAYCLKNRQIKINLTNPTKMISIDVVKNYFILYLHKYSAAGGLPVKSSGKVLVLLSGGIDSPVASDLLYKRGMHVDFLTFITPPHTSKQALDKTVLLAQTVSKHNEVSDAKIFIHNFTNVLKEISHTKYENYRITLMRRCFYKIANKLINQYGYDCIATGESLGQVASQTINSMKAISNASKDLLVLRPLLCYDKSQIIEHAKKIKTYEISILPYSDACSLYAPKKPITNPRIEIIDKIEAKLDFLDIVIDNSITNDIIQFDLNKQWDNN, encoded by the coding sequence ATGAATACTAGTAACTATCAGATCATGATCAAATTCGGTGAGTTATGACTAAAAAATAACAACAGGATCAACTTTATTAACCAATTAAAGGCTAATCTACAGCAAGCAATTAGTAAATTTGAGTTAAAGCTCAATTTACAATACGATCATTTTTTAATTACGAACTACCACAAGCAAGATCAAACTGAACTGATCGAGATCTTAAAAAGAATACCTGGGATTAGTTACGTTTGTTTAGTTCAACAATTACAACGTGATCTAAATCTGTTACAAGATTTAGTTCTAGAGATGGTTAATGATCATGATCAATTAGCTTTTGAGATCAAAAGAAAAGATAAAAGTTATGAACTTACCAGCCTTGATTTAAAAAAGACCTTATCAGCTTATTGTTTAAAAAACCGTCAGATTAAGATTAATCTGACCAATCCAACGAAAATGATTAGTATTGACGTAGTCAAGAATTATTTCATTTTATACTTGCACAAATATAGTGCGGCTGGCGGATTACCAGTGAAATCTTCAGGCAAAGTCTTGGTTCTATTATCAGGTGGGATCGACTCACCTGTTGCTAGTGATCTACTTTATAAAAGGGGAATGCACGTTGATTTCTTAACGTTTATTACTCCTCCACACACTTCAAAGCAAGCTTTAGATAAAACCGTATTATTAGCCCAAACTGTTAGTAAGCACAACGAAGTAAGCGATGCTAAGATCTTTATTCATAACTTCACCAATGTGCTCAAAGAGATTTCACACACCAAATATGAAAACTACCGAATCACATTAATGCGTCGTTGTTTTTATAAGATTGCTAATAAACTAATAAATCAGTATGGGTATGACTGCATTGCTACTGGTGAATCACTTGGTCAAGTTGCTTCACAAACGATCAACAGTATGAAAGCAATCTCGAATGCCAGCAAAGATTTATTAGTTTTACGACCATTATTGTGTTATGATAAAAGCCAAATCATTGAACACGCCAAGAAGATCAAGACATATGAGATTTCGATCTTACCTTATTCTGATGCTTGTTCATTATATGCGCCTAAAAAACCAATTACCAACCCAAGGATTGAAATTATCGATAAGATCGAAGCTAAATTAGATTTTTTAGATATAGTCATTGATAATTCAATTACTAACGATATTATTCAATTTGATTTAAATAAACAATGAGACAACAATTAG
- a CDS encoding MPN551 family DNA-binding protein encodes MPFKKDLNLSDCFKIVDNQLVLSEKYKQEYGSKFKKITGSRFPNVLGINEFNTPFIEWLKMVNLYYETMDPILSKAGVVIEPKVREYIMNKFKINYKTYDPIKVGFDLFKDNQIFGGIPDGEPVDQDGNLLYDENHPMLEIKTTSIDKLSYKKVDGLLRMMVDQSGLPIVKAKREKYFEWYDENKQIKVKKEYVLQLSLYLYLRNAKYGRFGVIFLRPEDYQNPEAIDLSQRLIDVVDMKVEKSSIEPYIEQATQWYQDHIIKGISPKMTRSDLEFLKLHKII; translated from the coding sequence ATGCCTTTTAAGAAAGATTTAAATCTCTCAGATTGTTTTAAGATCGTTGATAACCAATTAGTTCTATCTGAGAAATACAAACAGGAGTATGGCAGTAAGTTTAAAAAAATCACAGGAAGTCGCTTTCCCAATGTTTTAGGGATTAATGAGTTCAACACCCCATTTATCGAGTGGTTGAAGATGGTTAACCTTTATTATGAAACAATGGACCCAATTTTATCTAAGGCTGGGGTTGTGATTGAGCCAAAAGTTAGAGAGTACATTATGAATAAGTTCAAGATCAACTATAAGACTTATGACCCGATCAAAGTTGGCTTTGATCTTTTTAAAGATAATCAGATCTTTGGGGGGATTCCCGATGGTGAACCAGTTGATCAAGATGGTAATCTTTTATATGATGAGAATCACCCAATGTTGGAGATTAAAACCACCTCGATCGATAAGTTGAGTTATAAAAAAGTTGATGGCTTATTAAGAATGATGGTTGATCAATCGGGTTTACCGATCGTTAAAGCTAAGCGTGAAAAATACTTTGAATGATATGATGAAAATAAGCAGATTAAAGTAAAAAAGGAGTATGTGTTGCAACTTTCACTTTATCTTTATCTAAGAAATGCAAAGTATGGTCGGTTTGGGGTTATCTTCTTACGACCAGAAGATTACCAGAACCCAGAAGCAATCGATTTAAGTCAACGCTTAATCGATGTTGTTGACATGAAAGTCGAAAAATCAAGTATTGAGCCATACATTGAACAAGCAACCCAATGATATCAAGACCACATCATTAAAGGGATTAGTCCAAAGATGACAAGATCTGATCTAGAGTTTTTGAAATTACATAAAATTATTTAA
- a CDS encoding EAGR box-containing protein, with amino-acid sequence MVEKKKPEKKSIKNKSAHDNEPASISLDGNSKKKVSKKGLESLNYSDYYKKYLESKKDDFELLAKKTSIDTIKDKEAIKDEIKAEAFYAESALDYTKEMKDESYSDHFKEMKDIDKKNVVISNEMKHDNKKEEEGEFVVRNQYHPSFNHVVEANHYDDLPDFDVDSSSLNFDLNKSNKVNKPSKQKLASPLNNNLDRFSNERFNQPIPSRMYIPKGYVRPMNLYGRPPFNPYFNPYFVPPYYYPPMHPGFARPNANPYQQPPYLNQQPPYFNQQQKELFPQQNSYTEQLLDFDPFATTTELVPVNNYNVITPNQNDLVVVNKKQSELSHIISSFNKRMKEQLRIVSKQNEMIERLQTKVIELTEEKTTALIGEARLSTEDFLPTTQHNFESVVADTSSQEAKPEVEVVAKVVQKPAEVEVITNIYDIESDDPVVDILSLEADDLINTENLDQELAAFEEFDATSLDDQLDLSLLDDDITNTIQPQIKYELPVAPEDVKSEEPVADKGAQFDLEIDLEVPGLEDSQEIYTPNQLLDLAKEQPEGIKNSIVPTKVMDKMFGDKQKSDPARRFWEAYVGNSEYGFYNNKTWNWKGKFSKLQKWIPFTSDEEVPFYGTKHVILSSIKASERKKLWKELIDDPVYGHFEGSSKVWIWHGVFDQELNWIPDPTHDFKTEEEVLVEKQKQSFPKKKDVSKKTNAPKVLKTNEITPDSDLHKMLLDDPRYKKHIGNVEYGYYDNDGVWIWTGTFDDNGEFKPDKVDLEVISDNLQSESNFSTLFDSWKKNNQNNLEYEIESKRFKTVKPKVVYVNEQEQPDDHHVEEEQLARSKATKNELIKKSKYEKPTDEDLGILTYDKSKIHDDQIVDASVLEGSSAQQAPFWLEFVGNEEYGHYNAKGNWIFDGYFDEQYEFVSTRVQEEVKQPTSGVSKTSILDDHANLDEYFKPASKEEILSYTPKAKKTEPVVEKVEEEFFTKFIGDKNYGYYNDKNVWVWSGYFNEYDQFVPDEAPKNNKLLDEIVSLAAEQQKEQDLLKAKVESELAAKQQAVQEQIQRELELRDQFLREQQAKEEALKLREQSLNEKAIRLKEEILKLKLQSLKNQEEAKKQALKEQEFAEQFKQIKATKFIKPNKDNYKSIHQFVGGLSELSQIPTKPVEFAQPTLKTAEFKFEPSVVEEKVEFVVKDKLIDSVDAIVVDTKEVELPAEQFSADQFSQQPQAKPQFDFKEELVLTEIIPAIVSEEISTPVVEISKPDLFTKQELDLSNVEVKLADQASDSEVVSVDLSSVELADSQFSLAQDQVEPVVVIEQRAHEEVVLSEPVVEFEQVQLEELDVVPLVEEQPEFVKVVEQPAPEVEVQEQPVQEVVHEEVLEVVEVVEHPAPEVEVQAEEVVEEQPVKEVVELVEEPTHEETVEHPAPQVEEVFEEQPVQEQVHEVVDEPVHEEVVEEHPAPEVEAESVDEEVEFWEQYVGDEHYGHYDENEEWIWDGYFDENQNFFRNDEGFDQPEEVELASNVEDDHLVPSSEDLSEYPEEVVQEDEITEDEQPEPEIIDFSANAKSHEEVEAQQPAEEFLQEVEAQPEEEAEEVEFWEQYVGNEDYGHYDENEEWIWDGYFDEDNNFFRNEDGEQADQPEEVEHVEEPVVAEEETLPTQAVEFDDQAELEEISEDDQPEPEIVDFSGSSESEQEVHQEPAVEEEVEPAHEEAVAEEEPVVEQESVAEEQPEVEPQPAVEEEVHEEEPAVEEPAEEAEFWEQYVGDEHYGHYDQDGEWVWAGYFDEDNNFIKNEDEAVADEEPVSEESEEAESTQEEAASEGIEEVEVEGEHYIYADENGEINFDNYIGNENFGYYLEDGEWEWYEGDFDEKGNWFVYVQGEPEEVNVEEDIPALKGVDTESVDADDWLSQFDEDAASAIFENEESDEDLDDDFGLLSGKKKNKKAKKANK; translated from the coding sequence ATGGTTGAAAAGAAAAAACCTGAAAAAAAATCTATTAAGAATAAAAGCGCTCATGACAATGAGCCAGCTTCTATTTCATTAGATGGTAATAGTAAGAAAAAAGTTTCTAAAAAGGGGTTAGAATCTTTAAATTATTCTGACTATTATAAGAAGTATCTAGAATCTAAAAAAGATGATTTTGAACTATTGGCTAAAAAGACATCTATTGATACGATCAAAGATAAAGAAGCAATTAAGGATGAGATTAAAGCTGAAGCATTTTATGCTGAATCTGCTTTAGACTACACTAAAGAAATGAAGGACGAAAGTTATAGCGATCACTTTAAAGAAATGAAAGATATCGATAAGAAAAATGTAGTGATTTCAAATGAAATGAAACACGATAACAAAAAAGAAGAAGAAGGTGAGTTCGTTGTTAGAAACCAATATCATCCAAGCTTCAATCATGTAGTAGAAGCTAATCATTATGATGACCTACCAGATTTTGATGTTGATAGTTCATCATTAAATTTTGATTTAAACAAATCAAATAAGGTTAATAAACCAAGTAAGCAAAAATTAGCAAGCCCACTAAATAACAATCTTGATCGTTTTAGTAACGAACGTTTCAACCAACCAATCCCATCAAGAATGTACATCCCTAAGGGTTATGTTCGTCCAATGAACCTTTATGGTCGTCCACCATTTAATCCTTATTTTAATCCATATTTCGTTCCGCCATATTACTACCCGCCAATGCACCCTGGATTTGCTAGACCTAATGCAAATCCTTACCAACAACCACCGTATTTAAATCAACAACCCCCTTATTTTAACCAACAACAAAAAGAGTTATTTCCCCAACAAAATAGCTACACAGAACAACTTCTAGACTTCGATCCTTTTGCAACTACGACTGAATTAGTTCCTGTTAATAATTACAACGTGATCACTCCAAATCAGAACGATCTAGTTGTTGTTAACAAAAAACAATCAGAGTTAAGTCATATTATTAGTTCTTTCAATAAGAGAATGAAAGAACAGCTTCGTATCGTTTCTAAACAAAACGAAATGATCGAACGATTACAAACTAAAGTAATCGAATTAACTGAAGAAAAAACTACTGCTTTAATTGGTGAAGCAAGATTAAGTACTGAAGATTTCTTACCAACAACACAACACAATTTTGAATCAGTTGTAGCTGATACCAGTTCACAAGAAGCTAAACCTGAAGTTGAAGTGGTTGCTAAAGTAGTTCAAAAACCAGCTGAAGTTGAAGTAATAACTAATATTTATGATATTGAATCAGATGATCCAGTAGTTGATATCTTATCACTTGAAGCTGATGATCTGATCAATACAGAAAACTTAGATCAAGAGCTAGCTGCTTTTGAAGAGTTTGATGCGACTAGTCTTGATGATCAACTAGATCTAAGTTTATTAGATGATGATATCACTAATACGATCCAACCTCAGATTAAATACGAACTACCAGTTGCACCAGAAGATGTGAAAAGTGAAGAACCAGTAGCAGATAAAGGCGCACAATTTGATCTAGAAATCGATCTTGAAGTACCAGGATTAGAAGACAGTCAAGAGATCTATACACCAAACCAACTATTAGATCTAGCTAAAGAACAACCTGAAGGGATCAAGAATAGTATCGTTCCAACCAAAGTAATGGACAAGATGTTTGGTGACAAACAAAAGAGTGATCCAGCAAGAAGATTCTGAGAAGCTTATGTTGGTAATTCTGAATACGGGTTTTATAATAATAAAACTTGAAACTGAAAAGGGAAATTCTCAAAACTACAAAAGTGAATTCCCTTCACTAGTGATGAAGAAGTGCCGTTCTATGGAACTAAGCATGTAATCTTATCATCAATTAAAGCTTCTGAACGTAAGAAGTTATGAAAAGAACTAATCGATGATCCAGTTTATGGTCATTTTGAAGGTAGTTCAAAAGTTTGAATCTGACACGGGGTGTTTGACCAAGAATTAAATTGGATCCCAGACCCAACTCACGACTTTAAGACTGAAGAAGAAGTTTTAGTTGAAAAACAAAAACAAAGCTTCCCTAAGAAAAAAGACGTAAGTAAGAAAACTAACGCACCAAAAGTACTAAAAACTAACGAGATCACTCCAGACTCTGATCTACACAAGATGTTATTGGATGATCCAAGATACAAAAAACACATCGGTAACGTAGAATATGGTTACTACGACAACGATGGTGTTTGGATCTGAACTGGTACTTTTGATGACAATGGTGAGTTCAAACCTGATAAGGTTGATCTAGAAGTTATCTCAGATAACCTTCAATCTGAATCAAACTTCTCAACCCTATTTGATTCTTGAAAGAAAAATAACCAAAACAACTTAGAATATGAGATTGAATCAAAACGATTCAAAACTGTTAAACCTAAAGTTGTTTATGTTAATGAACAAGAACAACCTGATGATCACCACGTTGAAGAAGAACAGTTAGCACGTTCTAAAGCTACTAAGAACGAACTGATCAAGAAGAGTAAATATGAAAAACCTACTGATGAAGATCTAGGAATCTTAACTTATGATAAGTCTAAGATCCATGACGATCAGATAGTTGATGCTTCTGTATTAGAGGGATCATCAGCTCAACAAGCACCGTTCTGACTAGAGTTTGTTGGTAATGAAGAATACGGTCATTACAATGCCAAAGGTAACTGGATCTTTGATGGTTACTTCGATGAACAATATGAGTTTGTTTCAACTAGAGTTCAAGAAGAAGTTAAGCAACCAACCAGTGGTGTGTCTAAGACTTCAATCTTAGATGATCATGCTAACTTAGATGAGTACTTCAAACCAGCAAGTAAAGAAGAGATCTTATCTTACACACCTAAAGCTAAGAAAACTGAACCAGTAGTTGAAAAAGTAGAAGAAGAGTTCTTTACTAAATTTATTGGTGATAAGAACTATGGTTATTACAACGATAAGAACGTTTGGGTTTGAAGTGGTTACTTCAATGAATATGACCAATTCGTTCCAGATGAAGCACCTAAGAACAACAAATTATTAGATGAGATCGTATCATTAGCAGCTGAACAACAAAAAGAACAAGATTTACTAAAAGCTAAAGTTGAAAGTGAACTTGCTGCTAAACAACAAGCAGTTCAAGAACAGATCCAAAGAGAGTTAGAACTACGTGATCAGTTCTTAAGAGAACAACAAGCTAAGGAAGAAGCGCTAAAACTAAGAGAACAATCACTAAATGAAAAAGCGATCAGACTTAAAGAAGAGATTCTTAAGTTAAAACTACAATCGCTTAAAAACCAAGAAGAAGCTAAAAAACAAGCGCTGAAAGAACAAGAATTTGCTGAACAGTTCAAACAAATTAAAGCAACTAAGTTCATCAAGCCAAATAAAGATAACTACAAATCAATTCACCAATTCGTTGGTGGGCTTTCTGAGCTTAGTCAAATACCAACAAAACCAGTTGAATTTGCTCAACCAACATTAAAAACAGCTGAATTTAAGTTTGAACCATCAGTAGTTGAAGAAAAAGTTGAGTTTGTTGTTAAAGACAAACTGATTGATTCTGTTGATGCGATCGTTGTTGATACTAAAGAAGTTGAACTACCAGCTGAACAGTTCTCAGCTGATCAGTTCAGTCAACAACCACAAGCTAAACCTCAATTTGACTTTAAAGAAGAGTTAGTTTTAACTGAGATCATCCCTGCAATTGTCAGTGAAGAGATCAGCACTCCAGTAGTTGAGATTAGTAAACCTGATCTGTTCACTAAACAAGAATTAGACCTATCTAATGTTGAAGTTAAATTAGCAGACCAAGCTAGTGATAGCGAAGTTGTTAGTGTTGATCTTTCAAGCGTTGAATTAGCTGATAGTCAATTCAGTTTAGCTCAAGATCAAGTTGAACCTGTTGTTGTAATTGAACAACGAGCTCACGAAGAAGTTGTTTTATCTGAACCAGTAGTAGAATTTGAACAAGTTCAATTAGAAGAACTTGACGTTGTTCCATTAGTTGAAGAACAACCAGAATTCGTTAAGGTGGTTGAACAACCAGCACCAGAAGTTGAAGTTCAAGAACAACCAGTTCAAGAAGTAGTTCACGAAGAAGTTCTTGAAGTTGTAGAAGTAGTTGAACACCCAGCACCAGAAGTTGAAGTTCAAGCTGAAGAAGTTGTCGAAGAACAACCGGTTAAAGAAGTAGTTGAACTTGTTGAAGAACCAACTCATGAAGAAACAGTTGAACACCCAGCACCACAAGTAGAAGAAGTGTTCGAAGAACAACCAGTTCAAGAACAAGTTCACGAAGTAGTTGACGAGCCAGTTCATGAAGAAGTGGTCGAAGAACACCCAGCACCAGAAGTTGAAGCTGAATCAGTTGATGAAGAAGTTGAATTCTGAGAACAATACGTTGGTGATGAACACTATGGTCACTACGATGAAAACGAAGAATGAATCTGAGATGGTTACTTTGATGAAAACCAAAACTTCTTTAGAAATGATGAAGGATTTGATCAACCAGAAGAAGTTGAATTGGCTTCAAATGTAGAAGACGACCATTTAGTTCCAAGTAGTGAAGATCTATCTGAATATCCTGAAGAAGTTGTTCAAGAAGATGAAATCACTGAAGATGAACAGCCAGAACCTGAGATCATCGATTTTAGTGCTAATGCTAAGAGTCACGAAGAAGTTGAAGCACAACAACCTGCTGAAGAATTCTTGCAAGAAGTGGAAGCTCAACCTGAAGAAGAAGCAGAAGAAGTTGAATTCTGAGAACAATACGTTGGTAACGAAGATTATGGCCACTACGATGAAAATGAAGAATGAATCTGAGATGGTTACTTTGATGAAGATAACAACTTCTTCAGAAACGAAGATGGTGAACAAGCTGATCAACCAGAAGAAGTTGAACACGTAGAAGAACCAGTAGTAGCAGAAGAAGAAACTTTACCAACTCAAGCTGTTGAATTTGATGATCAAGCTGAACTAGAAGAGATTAGTGAAGACGATCAACCAGAACCTGAAATCGTTGACTTTAGTGGTAGCAGTGAATCTGAACAAGAAGTTCACCAAGAACCTGCTGTCGAAGAAGAAGTTGAACCAGCTCATGAAGAAGCAGTAGCAGAAGAAGAACCTGTAGTTGAACAAGAATCAGTTGCTGAAGAACAACCAGAAGTTGAACCGCAACCTGCAGTTGAGGAAGAAGTTCATGAAGAAGAACCTGCTGTTGAAGAACCAGCTGAAGAAGCTGAATTCTGAGAACAATACGTTGGTGATGAACATTATGGTCATTATGACCAAGACGGTGAATGAGTTTGAGCTGGCTACTTCGATGAAGATAACAACTTCATTAAGAATGAAGATGAAGCAGTAGCAGATGAAGAACCAGTTTCTGAAGAATCTGAAGAAGCTGAATCAACTCAAGAAGAAGCTGCTTCAGAAGGGATCGAAGAAGTTGAGGTTGAAGGTGAACACTATATTTATGCTGATGAAAATGGTGAAATCAACTTCGATAACTACATCGGTAATGAAAACTTTGGTTATTACCTAGAAGATGGTGAATGAGAATGATACGAAGGTGACTTTGATGAAAAAGGTAACTGATTCGTATACGTTCAAGGTGAACCAGAAGAAGTTAACGTTGAAGAAGATATTCCTGCATTAAAAGGTGTTGATACTGAATCAGTTGACGCTGATGACTGATTATCACAATTTGATGAAGATGCTGCTTCTGCAATCTTTGAAAATGAAGAATCTGACGAAGATCTAGATGATGACTTTGGTTTACTTTCTGGTAAGAAGAAAAACAAGAAAGCTAAAAAAGCCAATAAATAA